The Streptomyces sp. NBC_01298 genome contains the following window.
CTTGAACCGCAGGGAGGCGGTATAGGTGAGCCGGGTCGCGGTCGCCGATCGCGGCTCGAACTTCATGACGTCCCTGGCGGCTACGGTCTTGTTCGCCCCCGCGAAGACGAGCTGGTGTGCATCGCGGGATTCCAGGACGTAGACCAGATCCGTGGTCCGCCCTCGAAATCGAGAGGTGTTGTTCCAGGTGGCCCCAGGCCGCACTGGCCCTTCGTCGGTCCGGACGCACCGTACGGTGCCCGGGTCCCAGTCCTGGGCATGACCGAAGTCCGCCAGGTAGGTGGCCAGGTCTTCCAGCGGAACTCCGACGATGAAACCGCGCTGCACCGTGATCACTGTTTTTCGCCCCTTCTGCCGCCTCCGTCTCTACCGAAGCGCCCCGAGACTGCACCTACTCTTCGCTCCACGGGCCGGCACCGGATGCATCCGACGCGGTTGGTTGCGTCCTTGTCGGCGTACAGAGGTAAGCGGCCGGTGCCGCCGGACGGAACCCCACGCCGATCGCCTCAAGATCCGGCTCATAGGCGCCGTGCCGGCGGGCGCACCGGGCCAGGTCCCGGTCGTGGCGGAACGCACCCCCTCGGGTGACGTGCCGGTCGAAGGCCCAGCCCTCGGTGCTCGGCACCTCGGCGGGCGCGCCCGGGTAGCCCGGGTAGCCCGGGTAGGGAGCGTAGACGGTTGAGGTCCACTCGTCGGCGTTACCCGCCATGTCCAGCACCCCGAAAGGGCTGGCGCCCTTCGGGAACGAACGAGGGCGAGTCGTTCCCCGAGCCACCGGCAGTAGGCCGTCGCCGCCTCCCAGGCGACCCCGATGACCGGGTGGTCCGCCGGCCCCTGTGCGGCCGGGCGGCCGGTGGCTGCCGCGAAACGTGTCCACTGGCCGACCGTGACCGGGGTGCGGGCGATCCGGAACGCCGGGACGTGGATCTCCGCACGTGGGGCTTCCTTCATGTACCTCACCCCCGGGCAGCCGATGGTCCGACCGCGACAGGCAAGGGGGTGTCCCAGCCTTTTCACCGGTTCGGCCGTACCGCACCCGCTCGTGGGCGCTGCCGTAGCCGGCCTCGACTCAGCGGGACCTCCGGGCCGAGCACGGCCCGCGCGCCCTCATACAGACCGGACGAGTCGGCCTCGCAGCCCGGCGGGGCTTCAACTGGTCATGCCGTGGGAGCGGTGGCTTTGGGCCCGGGCAGTTCCGTGTAAACGGAGGCGAAGGCTGAGGCCGCAGCGTCAATCGAGTAGTTCGCGCGAACCGTTGCCCGGGCCCGGCGCGCCATGGAGTCGAGAACCGCGGGCTTCAGGGACAGCAGTCCCTCCAGCCCCTCGGCCAAGGTCTTGGACGACGAGGTGTCCAGGAGAAGACCGTTGACCATGTCCTCCAGGTAGTGGGGAATTCCGCCACGACTCGTGGCCGCGACCGGCAAGCCCGCGTCCATGGCTTCGAGCACGGCGATGCCGAACTCCTCCTTCGCGCTCGGGCAGACGTAATAGGCTCGGCCCGTGCTTCCAGAGCGGGCCAGCGCCCGCTCCAGGCAGCGGACTTCGGTGTTGGCCATCGCTGCCACCATCGCGAGCCGTGAAGACGCCCCAGGGTTCGCCACGATGAGATCGGCGATCGCCTTCCGCACTTCCCGCTCACCCGGATCCGCCCGATCCCCGCGAGGGGATCCGCCCACGACCACGAGCGTCGAGCGGAGATGGAGTCCGGACTCGATCCATGCCTGCACCAAGACGTGCTGCTGTTTGAGCGGGTGCAGGCGCCCCACGGTGAGCAGGATGGGCTGGCTGCGCTCGTCGGCGTCGAGGGCGGAGGGCAGTCCGGTCTCGAAGAGCCTTTCCAGCAGGTGCTCGTATCTCCGGGTCTCGTCGACGGCGGGCCGATAGGCCGTGATTCCTTCCGGTGGCGCGATCGGTCCCCGTCCACCTCGTGCGGCTGCGAGTTGGGGAAGGTAGCGGACCAACTCGGCTGTTCCGCCACGGCCCGGGATGCCGATGACGGCATCGGCGCGGTCGACGAGCCGGTCGGCCGCGAAAACGCGGTGCAGGTCTTCGCGTAGGGCCTCCGTCGGGGTGCCGCCGGTAGCCGTGCGGCCTGCATGCCGCTCGCTGACGCGGCGGTGCGGGTCGGGTGTGGCAGTGAAGACCAGTCTGGTGCCGAGCCGGCGCGCTGCTTCGGCGACTGCTAGGGATCCGTCGTCGGCGAACCTGACATGAACCAGGTCGGGCCGTCGTTCCAGCCCTTCGAGGAGCTTGCGCGTCCACCAGGTGAGCGCGCTTGCATCGCCGGCTGGTCCTCCCCCGGGAGTAGTCACGGTGTGCGGGTCGGTCGGCAGGCTGAGCGTCCAGTGCCCCGGTCCGCGACCTCGCAGGAGAGTGGGCTCGGTCAGAAGTTCACGCGCGTCTTTCGTCACGAGGGTGATGACGGCATCAATGCGCTCGGTGCGCGCGAGTGCGTCGCCCAGGCCGGCGAGCAGGACACCGAGACCGCCGCTACTCCCCTCTCCTGGGCTGTCCATCTCGCCGAGCAGCATCGACTGGACCACGAGCAGGCCGGCTCCGACCGGCAGGGCGGGAGATTCGAATAGTCGCTCGCCTCTGGCGGCCGTGAGCAGCAATCGTTCATAGGCCTCGGTAGCGGAATCGGGTTTCGGCAGTAGACGCCGACCCGCGGGGTGGCCCGCGACGTGGCGCCACAGGGCCAACCTGGCCGGCCTCCCGGTCAAGGGGCGCTCTCGGGCGCGGGAAGCCCACTGGTCCGCATCCATGACGTGGAGCCCTCCCGCGGTGGCGAGGTCGATCAGGTGAGCCAACGTTTCGGAGTCGGTACATTCGCGGATTTCTCTGATGAGCGTGCGGCGGACCGGATCGGTTCCGTGACGGCGCAGCGACAGCGGCCAGGCTTCCGCGACGGTGCTGCGCAGCCGTTGGTCCGCGTTCAGGGTGGCGGCCAGGAGGGCTTCGGGGTCGGTGGACCCGCGCAGGCGCAGGGTGCGACGCAGTAGGGCCGTTTCCCTGTCGCAGGGATCCGACAAACCGTCGGCCGGATCGTCGTCGTGCCAGGGACGGTACTCGGCGTTGAGGAAGGAGGCCAGTGTGCCGAATGTCGCTGGTGTCCGCGGCGCTTCTTGTGTGTCCCAGAAGGCCTGGCGGGCCGCGACGAAAGGGTCGAGCCCTTCCTGCGGGGTGGTTGCGTCCATGGGGCGCTGCTCTCGCTTGGGCGGATGGTCACCGTTGTTTCCGCCGCGCTCGCGCCTTCGGATGCGGACGGAGGGGCAAGCAGTCGTCGGGCTGCGTCCGGATGCCCGCCTGGTGCCGAAGAGGGCAGGACAGTCCTCTGCCGGAAGTGGGGCCCTCGTGCCGCGTGTCACCGTGATCGCTCCGCCGTTCCACTCGCACGCTGCCCCGCTGTCCGTGCTGGCGGGCGAGCTCCGGGCAGCGGGGGCGGAGGTCACCTTCGCCTGCGCCGAGGCGTTCGCGCCGCTGGCTGAGGCCGCGGGGGTGGATTTCACCCCACTCACGGTTTCGCGCAATGCGAATACCGGAATCGCCCGGCGCACGGTGCAGGGTCGGGACGAAGCGCGACGCCTGGAGGAGTTCCTCGATGCCACGCTCGCCGGGGCTGTTCCCGCGCTGCTGGTTCAGGCCCGCCACCGCGGGGCCGACATGCTGGCCGAGCCGGAGCGGGTGCTGGAGGACCTGCGGTCATTGCACGCCCGCCGGCCGGCGGACTGGTACGTGGTGGACCAGCTGAGCTACTCCGTCACCCTCGCACTGCACTGCCTGGACCTGCCGTACGCGACGTTTTGCCCGGGGCATCCCAGTTATTTGCCGGCCGCGCCGGACGCGCTGTTCGGGGTGCCCTATGCGTGGCCGCAGGCCGTGCGGCCGACGACCGCCGGGCTGCACACGCTGCGCCAGGAGGCACGGGTGAACGACCGCTCCTTCACCGCGCTCTTCGCACGGTTCATCGCCCTTCACGCACCGCATCGACCGGTACCGGGGCGGGCGTTCTCGCTCTGTTCGCCCCGAGCAGTGGTTCTGCACTATCCGCGTCTGGACTGGCTCCCCCCGCGCCCCGAAGGCCCCGAGTACGTTTTCAGCGGGCACTTCACTCGCGCCGAACAGGAAGAGCCGGGTCCGTTCTGGGAATCCGAACTGCGCCGGCTACGACAGGGAGGCCGACGTGTGGTGCTGGTGGCGCTGGGAACATTCCTTTCAGCCCGGCATGACGTACTGGAGGCAGTCGCTCGGGGAATCCTGGCCGAGCGCAAGGACACCTCAGTGATCATCGCGGCCGGGGACCGTGCCGACTCGCTGGCCTCCCTGGCCGGTCCTCGGGTCTCGGTCGCGGCGACCGTACCCCAGCAAGCGCTGCTTGCCCGGGTGGATGCGATGGTCCACCACGGGGGCAACAACTCCTTCACCGAGTGCCTGGCCGCCGGGGTTCCCGCCCTCCTCCTCCCCTTCTCCAGCGACCAGTTCTCCATCGCTCACGATGCCGAAAGGGCGGGGGCGGGCCTGTGCCTCGACCCGTACGGTTTGGACGCCGGCAGCGCGGGCCGTGCCGTCTCCACGCTCCTGGACGCACCCCGACACGCCCTCGACGAACTGCGCCGGCACGTGCGCTCACGGGGTCCCGCACAAGCGGCCGGGCGACTGCTTCATTTGATGGCCTGAGCCGCTGCGCCGGCTCACTGGTACGAGGGGGTGTCCCACGGTCCGATGCTGCGCGATCGGACCGGCTCCGCGAAGCGCGGCGCGGCGCGGCGCGGCGCGCGGGCGACGGCCTGTCGGGAATCGGCGTGGCCGCGGGCGGCGCGGGGTGCTTCGAGGGCGAAGTGGGCCAGAGCCGTGCAGATCGGATCGCCTTCGCCCGCGCCGCTCTCCTCCCCGATGACCCGGGCAAGGGCGTCTGCGTGGCGCAGCCACATGGCCTGCTGGTAGTCGCGCAGCGCCGGGGTGGCATCGACCAGCGCGAAGAACGCCGTGAAGCGCGGATCGGCGCCCGTGGCCGCCATGCGGTGGCGCAGCGCGTGCTCGCGCAGCGCGTGCTCGCGCAGCGCCGCTGGGATCGACTGGCCTTCCGGCCGGTCGCGCACCGCTGCGAGCAGGCCGGCCTCTTGGTCGGCGTCCTCGTCGAAGACGAGGACCTCTTTGACCGAGAAGTGCTTGAAGAGCGTGGTGGTGGACACGTCGGCGGCGTCGGCGATCTCGCGGATGCCGACGCCGTCGTACCCGCGCTCCAGGAACAGGCTCAGCGCGGCGTCCGCGATGGCGCGGTGGGTAGTCGCTCGCCTTCTTCCGCTCACGGCGTCCCGCCGGCGTCGCCGGAGCAGGGGCGAGGTCCGTCTCGGACATGGCTCCACCCTATTTTTCCGGTTGCGCGGATCACAAAGTTGAATGGTTGCACTTATTGATCGGTTATGTTTTTCTGGAGGAGCGGGCGTCGGAACAGATGCCTGCCTCCTCTCCCTCATGCCCGAAAGGAGTGATCAGTCATGTCCACGACTGCCTCCCTCCCCTCCGAGGGCCCCTCCGTCGGCCCCGCGACGGGCCCCACGGCCGGCCCCACGGCCGTACCGAAGAACGTGCGCTGGGTGCTGCTCGGCGTCATGCTCGCGATGCTGTTGTCGATGCTCGACAACATGGTCGTCAGTACCGCGATGCCCACGATCGTCGGCGATCTCGGCGGCCTGGAGCACATCTCCTGGGTCGTCACCTCCTACACCCTGGTCACCGCCGTCACCACGCCGATCTGGGGCAAGTTCGGCGACCTCTTCGGCCGCAAGCCCATGTACCTGGCCTCGATCGGCGTCTTCATCCTCGGGTCCGCCCTGTGCGGGACCTCCGGCTCGATGGGCGAGCTGATCGCCTTCCGCGTCGTGCAGGGCATTGGCGCCGGTGGCATCGGCGCGGGCGCCTTCGCACTGATCGGAGCCCTCGTACCGCCGCGCGAGCGGGGCAAATACCAGGGCATGACCGCCTCCGTGATGGCGATCGGCACCATCGGCGGACCGCTCCTGGGCGGCTTCGTCACCGGCCACTTCGACTGGCGCTGGGCCTTCTACATCAACCTCCCCATCGGGCTCCTCGCCCTGGTCTGGCTGTGGCGCAAGCTCCGGATCCCCGCCACGCGCATCCGGGCGAAGATCGACTGGGCGGGCATCGCCCTGCTGACCCTGTCCATCACCGCGATCGTCCTGGCCGCCACCTGGGCCGGCAGCACGTACGCCTGGGGGTCCTGGCAGATCCTGTCGCTGGGCGCCGCCGCGATGGTGGGCCTGGTCCTGTTCATCCAGGTGGAGAAGCGGGTCAGTGAGCCGCTGCTGCCGCTGAGCGTGTTCACGGGGCACCGGAACTACCCGCTCGCGATGGTCCTGATCCTGGCCGCCGGTGTGGTCATGTTCGGCGCGGGCCTCTACCTGCCGCTGTTCCAGCAGACCGTCCAGGGCGCCTCGGCCACCAACTCCGGACTGCTGATGCTCCCGATGATGATCCCCGTCGTGATCGTCTCGACCATCGCGGGAAAGGTCATGTCCGCCACCGGCAAGTACAAGATGTTCCCCGTCGTCGGCACCCTGTTCCTGACTGCCGGGCTCGGCCTGCTGGCCACCATGGACGCCCACACCTCGTCCCTGCTGACCAGCCTCTCCATGGTCCTCGTCGGCATCGGCCTCGGCTTCACCCTGCAGATGGCCGGCACCATCGCCCAGAACAGCGTCTCGCTGCGCGACATGGGCGCGGCCATGAGTTCGGTCAACCTCTTCCGCACCCTGGGCGGATCCCTCGGCGTCGCCGTCTTCGGCTCGCTGTTCACCCGCGCCGTCCAGCCCACCCTGCCCGCCGGTGGGGACACCGGCCCGGGCACCCTGCGTAACCTGCCCGCCGGAGCCAAGGACGCCTACCTCACCGCGGTCACGGACGGCACCAGCCACATCTTCCTCACCGCCGCGATCGTCTGCGCACTCGCCTTCCTCGCCTCCCTCTTCGTCATCGAAGTCCCCCTGAAGAAGGCCGGACCGCCCGCACCTGCGGCCACCCCCGAAGAATCCGCCGCCTCCCCGGCCAACTGATATCCCCCTACACGCGGCAGCGATGCCGACCATACGAGCGGAGCGCCACCATGAACACGACCACCACACCCCGCATCGCGATCGTCGGCGCGGGCCCCGGCGGGCTGACCTGCGCCCGCATCCTCCAGCGCCACGGCATCGCCGTCACCGTCTACGACCGCGAGTGCGGTCCCGACGCCCGCAACCAGGGCGGCACCCTCGACCTCCACGAGGACAACGGCCAGATCGCCCTGCGCGAAGCCGGACTCCTGGAGGACTTCTTCCGGCTCTCCCGCCCCGAAGGACAGGAAATGCGCCAGCTGGACCCGGCCGGCACGATGCTCTTCCACCACACCCCCGACGAGGGCGAACACTTCAAGCCGGAGATCGACCGCGGCGACCTCCGCGACCTCCTCCTGAACTCACTGGAACCCGGCACCGTCCGCTGGGGTCACACCCTGCGGTCCGTCGAAGGCCCCGAGGAGGGCCCCCGCCAAGTGCACTTCGGCGACGGCACCACCATCGAAGCCGACCTCGTCATCGGCGCCGACGGCGCATGGTCCACAGTCCGCCGCGCCCTCTCCCCCGCGCTCCCCGCGTACACCGGAGTCAGCTTCCTCGAAGCCTGGTTCCAGGACGTCGAAACCCGCCACCCCGCCATCGCCGAACTCGTCGGCCAGGGCGGCGCCGCCGCGGCCGACGGCGAGCGCGGCCTCTTCGCCCAGCGCAGCAGCGGCGACCACATCCGCGTCTACATCATCCAGCGCGTCCCCGCCGACTGGATCGCCGCGAACGGCCTGACCGTCAACGACACCGAGGCCATCCGCGCCCACCTGCTGGAGCAGTACCGCGACTGGTCACCGGCCCTGCGCCGCCTGATCACCGACAACGACGGCCGCTACGTCGACCGCCCCATCAACGCCCTGCCCGTCCCGCACACCTGGGACCACAACCCCACCGTCACCCTCCTCGGCGACGCCGCCCACCTCATGCCCCCGCTCGGCGTCGGCGTCAACCTCGCCATGCTCGACGCCACCGAACTCGCCCTCGCCGTGGTCAGCAGCGACACCCTGGCGGAGGCCGTCCGCGTCTACGAGAAGACCATGGTGCCCCGCTCCACCGAGATGCAGCGGCTCCTCGACCACGGCGCCGAAGAACTGCTCTCCACCGAACTCCCCGACTTCGCCGACTCCGCCGACTCCGCCGACCAAGATGCCTAGACGCCTATCGGCCGGACAAGTCCTAGCTGTTCCCACACCGCGTCCGATCAGCAACGGCCCGGGCATCGGACACCAGGAAACCCTGTCCAAAACTTCTGCGCGGCGGTGACCAGGCCGCTCGCCAGGACGCCGGAGCCGGTGACCTACTCGGCGGCCTGGGCGAGCATCGGCTCGAAGGGCGGGGACAGAACCACTCGGGATGGCCTCCTTCACCGCCCCTCGAACCTGGCACCAATAGCCTTTCCCGCCAGGCCGGACCTCGCTCGCGGATTCGGCCAGAGAGCCCTGCCACATCAGGCTCCGGGGTGGGTTGGTCCCGGCATACCTCCGCGATAGCCCTTGCCCAGAGGCACCTCACCCACGACTACGCCTCAGGGCGCCCGGCAGTCCGGGGAGGGGGTGGGCTGCCGGGCGCATGGCACGAGGGGCGGTCCTGTCACCGCGGCCCTGATGCCGTGAACTCCCAGGAATACGGGGGCGCCGGGGGAAGGCGCCCATGCGTGCACTCCGGGGGAGCTCGACCCTTTCAACGACCCACCACAGAAACGGTTCTGCACGCATGTGCGGGCCCCTCGCGCGCCAACCGTCCCGTCATCGGCTCGTTGACCGCGTACGGGGGATGCGCACCCGTGTCCGGCGCTCCAAGCGGTGTCGGATGCGGGCTCTGAATCACACAGCTCGGAGTACTGGGGTCTGCCAGTGCAGCGGTACCTGGCAGACCCCAGCCACGAACCGGATGGCTTCGCGCGGCTCCGGCCGGGCCCGTGGCCGGTGGGCCTCACTCGCCGCCGGAGTGCGTATCCGAATCCAGGCCGGGGCCGGGACCGCCGTGACGACGATTGCCGCCCGACCGTCTTCGGGACTGGCCCGCTGGGCGTGGCGCGGCCCCTTCCCAGCGCGGGGTGCGATGAGGGAAGACGTACTCCAGCATGCGCGGGTCAAGCCGGGCCTCTTGGAGATGCCGCCGGCCCGCAGGGGTCATCTGACGCTCCCCGCCTGCCACCAGACCCCACGTGGCCAACCCGCGGCCGATCTCCTCAACCTCCGGGGAGCGCTCAAGGACCGCTCGTACGAGCTCGATGCCCGTCGGGCGCCTGCAGAAGACGACCATCGCGCGCTCGACCGGATGCAGAGGCTGCCTCCCCTCCACCGCATGAACCTGTGCGCTCTGCACCACGAGCAGCTCACGCTGGTGCAGCGCGGTGACCGCACTGTCCACCACATGCCGGGGCCCGCCCGCCAGGAACGCGACGTCATACACGTCCAGGGGTCTCGTCTCGCCCGATCCCCTGACGATCCACCGGAACACCCACCGCATACCAGCCCCCCGTCACGGCCCGCATCTGCCCCCTGGCAGTGCAGCCTTCCCGATCCCTCAAAGCCTGATGGCATGCAATCAACTTGGGGCGGCACAGAACAGCCCGCCCCAGCACCGGAACACCCTGCCGGCAGTGGTCGGGGTGTGCCGGCGGAGTAGTACAAGCGGCACACCACCCCCGGGCCGCCAGCCGGAGCGGACTCCCCGGGGCGCGGGTCGTAAAGCGCCCGGCCGC
Protein-coding sequences here:
- a CDS encoding SRPBCC family protein, translated to MITVQRGFIVGVPLEDLATYLADFGHAQDWDPGTVRCVRTDEGPVRPGATWNNTSRFRGRTTDLVYVLESRDAHQLVFAGANKTVAARDVMKFEPRSATATRLTYTASLRFKGLARVAEPFLRSEFEALADKVAERLPIAAEARHG
- a CDS encoding TIGR04222 domain-containing membrane protein gives rise to the protein MRWVFRWIVRGSGETRPLDVYDVAFLAGGPRHVVDSAVTALHQRELLVVQSAQVHAVEGRQPLHPVERAMVVFCRRPTGIELVRAVLERSPEVEEIGRGLATWGLVAGGERQMTPAGRRHLQEARLDPRMLEYVFPHRTPRWEGAAPRPAGQSRRRSGGNRRHGGPGPGLDSDTHSGGE
- a CDS encoding TetR/AcrR family transcriptional regulator is translated as MSGRRRATTHRAIADAALSLFLERGYDGVGIREIADAADVSTTTLFKHFSVKEVLVFDEDADQEAGLLAAVRDRPEGQSIPAALREHALREHALRHRMAATGADPRFTAFFALVDATPALRDYQQAMWLRHADALARVIGEESGAGEGDPICTALAHFALEAPRAARGHADSRQAVARAPRRAAPRFAEPVRSRSIGPWDTPSYQ
- a CDS encoding glycosyltransferase; translated protein: MLAGELRAAGAEVTFACAEAFAPLAEAAGVDFTPLTVSRNANTGIARRTVQGRDEARRLEEFLDATLAGAVPALLVQARHRGADMLAEPERVLEDLRSLHARRPADWYVVDQLSYSVTLALHCLDLPYATFCPGHPSYLPAAPDALFGVPYAWPQAVRPTTAGLHTLRQEARVNDRSFTALFARFIALHAPHRPVPGRAFSLCSPRAVVLHYPRLDWLPPRPEGPEYVFSGHFTRAEQEEPGPFWESELRRLRQGGRRVVLVALGTFLSARHDVLEAVARGILAERKDTSVIIAAGDRADSLASLAGPRVSVAATVPQQALLARVDAMVHHGGNNSFTECLAAGVPALLLPFSSDQFSIAHDAERAGAGLCLDPYGLDAGSAGRAVSTLLDAPRHALDELRRHVRSRGPAQAAGRLLHLMA
- a CDS encoding glycosyltransferase family 4 protein — translated: MDATTPQEGLDPFVAARQAFWDTQEAPRTPATFGTLASFLNAEYRPWHDDDPADGLSDPCDRETALLRRTLRLRGSTDPEALLAATLNADQRLRSTVAEAWPLSLRRHGTDPVRRTLIREIRECTDSETLAHLIDLATAGGLHVMDADQWASRARERPLTGRPARLALWRHVAGHPAGRRLLPKPDSATEAYERLLLTAARGERLFESPALPVGAGLLVVQSMLLGEMDSPGEGSSGGLGVLLAGLGDALARTERIDAVITLVTKDARELLTEPTLLRGRGPGHWTLSLPTDPHTVTTPGGGPAGDASALTWWTRKLLEGLERRPDLVHVRFADDGSLAVAEAARRLGTRLVFTATPDPHRRVSERHAGRTATGGTPTEALREDLHRVFAADRLVDRADAVIGIPGRGGTAELVRYLPQLAAARGGRGPIAPPEGITAYRPAVDETRRYEHLLERLFETGLPSALDADERSQPILLTVGRLHPLKQQHVLVQAWIESGLHLRSTLVVVGGSPRGDRADPGEREVRKAIADLIVANPGASSRLAMVAAMANTEVRCLERALARSGSTGRAYYVCPSAKEEFGIAVLEAMDAGLPVAATSRGGIPHYLEDMVNGLLLDTSSSKTLAEGLEGLLSLKPAVLDSMARRARATVRANYSIDAAASAFASVYTELPGPKATAPTA
- a CDS encoding MDR family MFS transporter — translated: MSTTASLPSEGPSVGPATGPTAGPTAVPKNVRWVLLGVMLAMLLSMLDNMVVSTAMPTIVGDLGGLEHISWVVTSYTLVTAVTTPIWGKFGDLFGRKPMYLASIGVFILGSALCGTSGSMGELIAFRVVQGIGAGGIGAGAFALIGALVPPRERGKYQGMTASVMAIGTIGGPLLGGFVTGHFDWRWAFYINLPIGLLALVWLWRKLRIPATRIRAKIDWAGIALLTLSITAIVLAATWAGSTYAWGSWQILSLGAAAMVGLVLFIQVEKRVSEPLLPLSVFTGHRNYPLAMVLILAAGVVMFGAGLYLPLFQQTVQGASATNSGLLMLPMMIPVVIVSTIAGKVMSATGKYKMFPVVGTLFLTAGLGLLATMDAHTSSLLTSLSMVLVGIGLGFTLQMAGTIAQNSVSLRDMGAAMSSVNLFRTLGGSLGVAVFGSLFTRAVQPTLPAGGDTGPGTLRNLPAGAKDAYLTAVTDGTSHIFLTAAIVCALAFLASLFVIEVPLKKAGPPAPAATPEESAASPAN
- a CDS encoding FAD-dependent oxidoreductase: MNTTTTPRIAIVGAGPGGLTCARILQRHGIAVTVYDRECGPDARNQGGTLDLHEDNGQIALREAGLLEDFFRLSRPEGQEMRQLDPAGTMLFHHTPDEGEHFKPEIDRGDLRDLLLNSLEPGTVRWGHTLRSVEGPEEGPRQVHFGDGTTIEADLVIGADGAWSTVRRALSPALPAYTGVSFLEAWFQDVETRHPAIAELVGQGGAAAADGERGLFAQRSSGDHIRVYIIQRVPADWIAANGLTVNDTEAIRAHLLEQYRDWSPALRRLITDNDGRYVDRPINALPVPHTWDHNPTVTLLGDAAHLMPPLGVGVNLAMLDATELALAVVSSDTLAEAVRVYEKTMVPRSTEMQRLLDHGAEELLSTELPDFADSADSADQDA